The following proteins are co-located in the Haliotis asinina isolate JCU_RB_2024 chromosome 13, JCU_Hal_asi_v2, whole genome shotgun sequence genome:
- the LOC137260178 gene encoding uncharacterized protein isoform X3 yields MDAGSYDDSYRVGGFSLSHLIAAFIVTAVFAFVVYLLWDCSCKRKEDQERQRLSPGSQRIDTKTMYALELEPGIVLLQSQDGEFFRILHEYDAVKHARDYGTAPPGGVALQGQTIHYIPNYTRAHMQTQASAPQPPEELMVWDGQTSPPPYQ; encoded by the exons ATGGATGCCGGAAGCTATGATGACAG TTACAGGGTTGGAGGATTCTCCTTGTCCCATCTCATCGCAGCCTTCATTGTGACAGCAGTGTTCGCCTTCGTAGTGTACCTTCTGTGGGACTGTTCGTGCAAACGGAAGGAGGATCAGGAACGACAACGTCTCAGTCCAGGGTCCCAGAGGATTGACACGAAGACTATGTACGCCCTGGAGCTGGAGCCTGGCATTGTTCTGCTTCAGAGTCAAGACGGCGAGTTCTTCAGGATCCTTCACGAGTACGACGCTGTCAAACACGCACGTGATTATGGAACAGCGCCTCCTGGTGGTGTGGCTTTACAAGGGCAGACGATCCACTATATTCCCAACTACACCCGTGCTCACATGCAGACCCAAGCGTCTGCCCCCCAACCCCCTGAGGAGCTGATGGTGTGGGACGGCCAGACTTCTCCCCCACCCTATCAGTAA
- the LOC137260178 gene encoding uncharacterized protein isoform X2: protein MPEAMMTGRSWTHYRVGGFSLSHLIAAFIVTAVFAFVVYLLWDCSCKRKEDQERQRLSPGSQRIDTKTMYALELEPGIVLLQSQDGEFFRILHEYDAVKHARDYGTAPPGGVALQGQTIHYIPNYTRAHMQTQASAPQPPEELMVWDGQTSPPPYQ, encoded by the exons ATGCCGGAAGCTATGATGACAG GACGAAGTTGGACACA TTACAGGGTTGGAGGATTCTCCTTGTCCCATCTCATCGCAGCCTTCATTGTGACAGCAGTGTTCGCCTTCGTAGTGTACCTTCTGTGGGACTGTTCGTGCAAACGGAAGGAGGATCAGGAACGACAACGTCTCAGTCCAGGGTCCCAGAGGATTGACACGAAGACTATGTACGCCCTGGAGCTGGAGCCTGGCATTGTTCTGCTTCAGAGTCAAGACGGCGAGTTCTTCAGGATCCTTCACGAGTACGACGCTGTCAAACACGCACGTGATTATGGAACAGCGCCTCCTGGTGGTGTGGCTTTACAAGGGCAGACGATCCACTATATTCCCAACTACACCCGTGCTCACATGCAGACCCAAGCGTCTGCCCCCCAACCCCCTGAGGAGCTGATGGTGTGGGACGGCCAGACTTCTCCCCCACCCTATCAGTAA
- the LOC137260178 gene encoding uncharacterized protein isoform X1, whose product MTFTDWLRTLLLFAMYHASNIFYEPGWEGRSWTHYRVGGFSLSHLIAAFIVTAVFAFVVYLLWDCSCKRKEDQERQRLSPGSQRIDTKTMYALELEPGIVLLQSQDGEFFRILHEYDAVKHARDYGTAPPGGVALQGQTIHYIPNYTRAHMQTQASAPQPPEELMVWDGQTSPPPYQ is encoded by the exons ATGACATTTACTGATTGGCTGAGAACTCTTCTGTTATTTGCCATGTACCACGCAAGTAACATCTTCTATGAACCCGGCTGGGAAGGACGAAGTTGGACACA TTACAGGGTTGGAGGATTCTCCTTGTCCCATCTCATCGCAGCCTTCATTGTGACAGCAGTGTTCGCCTTCGTAGTGTACCTTCTGTGGGACTGTTCGTGCAAACGGAAGGAGGATCAGGAACGACAACGTCTCAGTCCAGGGTCCCAGAGGATTGACACGAAGACTATGTACGCCCTGGAGCTGGAGCCTGGCATTGTTCTGCTTCAGAGTCAAGACGGCGAGTTCTTCAGGATCCTTCACGAGTACGACGCTGTCAAACACGCACGTGATTATGGAACAGCGCCTCCTGGTGGTGTGGCTTTACAAGGGCAGACGATCCACTATATTCCCAACTACACCCGTGCTCACATGCAGACCCAAGCGTCTGCCCCCCAACCCCCTGAGGAGCTGATGGTGTGGGACGGCCAGACTTCTCCCCCACCCTATCAGTAA